TGGAGAAGTCGTTGCCAAATATTCACCTACAAGAACAGTAAATTCTAGACCGTCTTTTTCAACAACAGGTAGCTCTGGGTAATGTTCAAATTTCGGATCCATATTGCGCTTTTGATCTGGCAAAGCAATCCAAAGCTGCGCAGCGTGCATTTGAGTTTCTATATCAGGTGCAACTTCTGTATGTGAAATGCCATGACCCGCCGTCATTAAGTTCACTTGCTTAGGTCGAATAAGTTGTTTTGAACCCAAGCTATCGGTATGCATCATGGTCCCTTCAATCATCCAAGTGAAGGTTTGCAAACCAATATGAGGATGAGGGCCAACATCTAAACCATCACCCGCAGGAAAGGTGACTGGGCCTGCATGATCTAAGAAACACCATGCTCCAATCATTCGTTTTTGTCGGCTAGGTAAAGCCCGCTTAATGACTGTCCCCTGTCCAATTTCAGCAGAGCGAATTGGAAATTCCTGAATGAACTGATTGGCAAATTTCTCGCAATCCTTTGAATCAGAAATATCGTAATCATTATTATTGCTCATGATATTACTCTCTTTTACCTATGCTTTTGCAATGAGTTGTTCTAATGATCTTAACAATACACTCATTATTCAATATAGTCTTTTAGTAATACACAGGGTGTTATGAATGAGACAATCAATTTTTTTAATTATAGAAAATAATAAAGCTGCATTGAGCAGCTTAAGATGTTTGAGTTTTAACGAGCTGTTTTAAGTTTTTCATAAATTGCCCAAATTGAGGAAAAAACTCTTGAAATAGCGGATGGTCTCGATTTTCCAACATGACTTCGCTAAAAAGTTTTAGCCCAACTCCAAAGGATTTTGTAGTTTCATCATCAAAAAAATCTGCTTTTTTTAAGCGTTCAACAATTTCAAAGATATCATCATGATTTCCCGCATAGAACTCAAGACGTTCAGTATAGGTAGAGGCTTCTCCTTTCGCGTTTTTTAGATGTTGTACAGTGACATGGTATTGATGTTGTTTCATATATAAATTCTCTATTTTAAATTAATGACTTTGAATAATTTCAACCTGTTTAAGGTCGACTTGAAACGCTGTAAACACTAACTGTAAAGACGCTAAAAATTCGTCTTGTTTAGCGACCGTTAAATCTGTACAGCGAATTTGCAATAATTGATCATTCTCGACTGTTGGCAAATTAAATTTAGCTTCATCCCATTGTGGCTGACGATTTGAAATTAAACCCGCTCCGACTAAGTCATTCACTACCCGATAAACTGTGGCTAAACTTAATTTCTGTTTTTGGGTATATAACTTTTTGTAAATCTGTTTAACAGTCAGATCTTCTGCTTGCTGCTGAATTAAAGACAAAACAGCAAGTCTTGGATGAGTGACTTTTAGGCCCGTTTCTTTGATTTTATGCTGTAGGTCTAACATTTCAATTTCCAACCTATAATCGCCCAATTGCAACCGCAGCTTGATCAATTTTTTCGGCAATTTGATAAATCTGCTCTTGCTGTAAACCTGCCGAGTTCAACTTCAAACGTAAGGCAGTCTTTAAGTTTTCCATTGCACGGTGAATTTCGATTAATTCATCATTACTGTGGATTTCTCGTCTTAAACGTAGTTTTTCTAATAGCTCATTCAACTTATCATGTTGTTCAGTTAAGTAAGCCTCTCCGACTTCTGTGATTTGATATTGCTTACGCTCTACGTCTAGCAAATTAATTAAATTCATTTCTTCAAGGCTGGTTAATGTTGGATAAATTGTTCCTGCACTTGGCGTATAACCATCACCCACCAAATCACTTATTTCTTTAATAATTTCATAGCCATGCTTTGGGCTTTGCTGAATGAGATGAAGTACTAAAAGTTTCATACGTCCAGCTTCAAAAAGCCTTCCACGGCGCCCCGAACGGTGATGCCCGCGATGGTGCTCACTGTGTTCAGTATGATGATGTTCTGATTGTTGTTTCATCTTTTAAAACCTAAAAATGATCAATTTACAATTATTAAGATATATCTTAATATATCTTTTATCAAGAATAAGTAATAAGAATAGATTTATCATTTTGATAATTATTAAAATTAATTTTAGGCTTAAAAGTTAAGTAATAAAAAAGAGTGCTCAAGCACTCTTAAAAACTATTTTCGTCAAACCAGTTTTGGTTTATTTATCTTATTTAAAATTCATTTGCCAAAAGCTAAATTTGGCATCCAGCTTTAAACCAGTTCATTAAGGAATCACTAATTTTACTCATGTCATTAGGATCCATACTGCCTTGATCTACGGTAAAAACACCTGTCCCTAGAAATGGTATAAGAATTGATATTCCACCACTATCATCACCTATGGCTAAATAATCTCCAGCATACTTTTGCACTTCAAAAGTTTGATTTCTTTCAAAAACCTCATCAGAAGAATAAATAACTACGCCACTTTCAAATAAAAAACCATTTGAAAATTTTAATAATTCAAAATATATATCTGGTAGTTGTCTATGGAAATCTCTTTCAATTTTGGCTCTTATTTCATTTAATAGTGGCATAACCTTTGGACCTTAAAATTAGGTAAAACCAATCCAGCATATCAAATTATAAAATATTATATTCAACCCTCTATATACAGTTCCTTGAGCTAATAAATTCACTCTTATTAAAATCGTTAAGCAATAAAAAAGGACGCTAACGCGTCCTTTTCCTTACCAACAAACAGAGGAAAATTATTCCCACTCAATCGTTGCTGGTGGTTTAGATGACACATCATATACAACACGTGATACATCTTTAATTTCATTCATAATACGTGTTGAGATTTTATCAACTAGTTCGTATGGTAAATGTGCAAAACGAGCTGTCATAAAGTCAACTGTTTCAACTGCACGAAGTGCGATTACCCATGCGTAACGACGACCATCACCGACTAC
This genomic stretch from Acinetobacter oleivorans DR1 harbors:
- a CDS encoding PadR family transcriptional regulator, which translates into the protein MKQQSEHHHTEHSEHHRGHHRSGRRGRLFEAGRMKLLVLHLIQQSPKHGYEIIKEISDLVGDGYTPSAGTIYPTLTSLEEMNLINLLDVERKQYQITEVGEAYLTEQHDKLNELLEKLRLRREIHSNDELIEIHRAMENLKTALRLKLNSAGLQQEQIYQIAEKIDQAAVAIGRL
- a CDS encoding Fur family transcriptional regulator, producing MLDLQHKIKETGLKVTHPRLAVLSLIQQQAEDLTVKQIYKKLYTQKQKLSLATVYRVVNDLVGAGLISNRQPQWDEAKFNLPTVENDQLLQIRCTDLTVAKQDEFLASLQLVFTAFQVDLKQVEIIQSH
- a CDS encoding pirin family protein gives rise to the protein MSNNNDYDISDSKDCEKFANQFIQEFPIRSAEIGQGTVIKRALPSRQKRMIGAWCFLDHAGPVTFPAGDGLDVGPHPHIGLQTFTWMIEGTMMHTDSLGSKQLIRPKQVNLMTAGHGISHTEVAPDIETQMHAAQLWIALPDQKRNMDPKFEHYPELPVVEKDGLEFTVLVGEYLATTSPVVVHTPLVGVDLIATEDTKTRIPLNPNYEYGFMALEGVAHVNGHELTADNMVVLDTGLSEIEIEVKKGNRILLIGGEPFETPILLWWNFVARTMDDLKEAREQWINHDVRFGEIPDYVGARLEAPVLPDQMRASK
- a CDS encoding SMI1/KNR4 family protein; translation: MPLLNEIRAKIERDFHRQLPDIYFELLKFSNGFLFESGVVIYSSDEVFERNQTFEVQKYAGDYLAIGDDSGGISILIPFLGTGVFTVDQGSMDPNDMSKISDSLMNWFKAGCQI
- a CDS encoding DUF3861 domain-containing protein, which produces MKQHQYHVTVQHLKNAKGEASTYTERLEFYAGNHDDIFEIVERLKKADFFDDETTKSFGVGLKLFSEVMLENRDHPLFQEFFPQFGQFMKNLKQLVKTQTS